A region of Leifsonia xyli DNA encodes the following proteins:
- a CDS encoding class II fructose-bisphosphate aldolase produces MPIATPDQYAEMLDKAKAGGFAYPAFNVSSSQTINAVLQGLTEAGSDGIIQVTTGGADYFAGQTVKARATGALAFAKFATEVAKNYPITVALHTDHCPKNALDDFVLPLIAASEEEVRAGRNPIFQSHMWDGSAIPLDENLQIAQDMLKRTKAINAILEVEIGVVGGEEDGVRHEGSNEALYTTLADAEKAVDALGLGENGRYMAALTFGNVHGVYKPGNVKLRPELLKEIQDGLAAKYGHGPKPLDLVFHGGSGSTDEEIAEAVRNGVVKMNIDTDTQYAFTRSIAGYMFQNYDGVLKVDGEVGNKKLYDPRAWGKVAESAMAQRVVEATQQLGSAGQSAK; encoded by the coding sequence ATGCCCATCGCCACGCCGGACCAGTACGCAGAGATGCTCGACAAAGCGAAGGCCGGCGGGTTCGCCTACCCCGCGTTCAACGTGTCGTCGTCGCAGACGATCAACGCCGTCCTGCAGGGTCTGACCGAGGCGGGGAGCGACGGCATCATCCAGGTCACCACCGGCGGCGCGGACTACTTCGCCGGCCAGACCGTCAAGGCCCGCGCGACCGGGGCGCTCGCGTTCGCGAAGTTCGCCACCGAGGTCGCCAAGAACTACCCCATCACGGTCGCGCTCCACACCGACCACTGCCCGAAGAACGCGCTCGACGACTTCGTGCTGCCGCTCATCGCCGCCTCCGAGGAGGAGGTCCGCGCGGGCCGCAACCCGATCTTCCAGTCGCACATGTGGGACGGCTCGGCCATCCCGCTGGACGAGAACCTCCAGATCGCGCAGGACATGCTCAAGCGCACCAAGGCGATCAACGCGATCCTCGAGGTCGAGATCGGCGTCGTCGGCGGCGAGGAGGACGGCGTCCGCCACGAGGGCTCGAACGAGGCGCTCTACACGACCCTGGCCGACGCCGAGAAGGCGGTCGACGCCCTCGGCCTCGGCGAGAACGGCCGCTACATGGCCGCTCTCACCTTCGGCAACGTGCACGGCGTCTACAAGCCGGGCAACGTGAAGCTGCGCCCGGAACTGCTCAAGGAGATCCAGGACGGCCTCGCCGCCAAGTACGGCCACGGCCCGAAGCCGCTCGACCTCGTCTTCCACGGCGGCTCCGGCTCCACCGACGAGGAGATCGCGGAGGCGGTGCGCAACGGCGTCGTGAAGATGAACATCGACACCGACACGCAGTACGCGTTCACCCGGTCCATCGCGGGCTACATGTTCCAGAACTACGACGGCGTGCTCAAGGTCGATGGCGAGGTCGGCAACAAGAAGCTCTACGACCCGCGCGCCTGGGGCAAGGTCGCCGAGAGCGCGATGGCCCAGCGCGTCGTCGAGGCGACGCAGCAGCTCGGCTCGGCCGGACAGTCGGCCAAGTAG
- a CDS encoding 4-hydroxy-3-methylbut-2-enyl diphosphate reductase, producing MPRIPGARRRLQDNPVVGHKKVLLAAPRGYCAGVDRAVVAVEKALDLYGSPVYVRKQIVHNVHVVSELEQQGAIFVDEVDEVPEGAHVVFSAHGVSPAVVNAAAARGLRAIDATCPLVTKVHREAVRFARDDREILLIGHAGHEEVEGTAGEAPDHVTLVNGPDDVDSIVVKDPDRVVWLSQTTLSVDETMETVRRLRERFPNLQDPPSDDICYATQNRQVAIKKVAEQAELVIVVGSANSSNSVRLVEVALEYGAKAAYRVDYASEIKQEWLDGVSSIGVTSGASVPEVLVQEVLDDLAGAGYADVEEVKTAEEDLMFSLPKELRKDITGKQDARALGGRGH from the coding sequence ATGCCGCGGATTCCCGGCGCGAGGCGACGGCTTCAGGATAACCCGGTCGTCGGACACAAGAAGGTCCTGCTGGCCGCACCCCGCGGCTACTGCGCCGGTGTCGACCGCGCCGTGGTCGCCGTCGAGAAGGCGCTGGACCTCTACGGTTCGCCTGTCTACGTGCGCAAGCAGATCGTCCACAACGTGCACGTCGTGTCCGAGCTGGAGCAGCAGGGCGCCATCTTCGTCGACGAGGTCGACGAGGTCCCCGAGGGCGCACACGTGGTCTTCTCGGCGCACGGCGTCTCGCCGGCCGTCGTGAACGCCGCCGCCGCCCGGGGGCTCCGCGCGATCGACGCCACCTGCCCGCTGGTCACCAAGGTGCACCGCGAGGCCGTGCGGTTCGCGCGGGACGACCGCGAGATCCTGCTCATCGGCCACGCCGGGCACGAGGAGGTCGAGGGCACGGCGGGCGAGGCGCCCGACCATGTCACGCTGGTGAACGGGCCCGACGACGTCGACTCCATCGTCGTGAAAGACCCGGACCGCGTCGTCTGGCTCTCCCAGACCACGCTCTCGGTCGACGAGACGATGGAGACGGTGCGCCGTCTGCGCGAGCGCTTCCCGAACCTGCAGGACCCGCCCAGCGACGACATCTGCTACGCCACCCAGAACCGCCAGGTCGCGATCAAGAAGGTCGCCGAGCAGGCGGAGCTGGTCATCGTGGTCGGCTCGGCCAACTCCTCCAACTCGGTCCGCCTGGTGGAGGTCGCGCTGGAGTACGGCGCGAAGGCCGCCTACCGCGTCGACTACGCGAGCGAGATCAAGCAGGAGTGGCTCGACGGCGTCTCCTCGATCGGCGTGACGAGCGGCGCGTCCGTGCCGGAGGTGTTGGTGCAGGAGGTGCTTGACGACCTCGCCGGCGCCGGTTACGCCGACGTCGAGGAGGTCAAGACGGCGGAGGAGGACCTCATGTTCTCGCTGCCGAAGGAGCTCCGCAAGGACATCACGGGCAAGCAGGACGCACGGGCGCTCGGCGGCCGCGGCCACTGA
- a CDS encoding exodeoxyribonuclease VII large subunit, producing MSQSGPVAMQPAPPTVDSPWPVALLNSKIKGWIDRLGTAWVEGEITQWGISGGNVYGKLKDLNEDATISFTIWSSVKARIPADLKQGDRVVAAIKPNFWVKGGTLTMQVYDMKHVGLGDLLERLERLRQQLAAEGLFAVERKKRLPFLPHTIGLVTGKDSDAEKDVLRNAQLRWPQVRFRVMHAAVQGERTVTEVVSAIRTLDVDPEVEVIIVARGGGDFQNLLGFSDERLVRAAAAALTPIVSAIGHEADRPLLDEVADLRASTPTDAAKRVVPDVAEELARVQQARARIGTRVTHLIAHEIDRIGHLRTRPVLASPSWIVDARAEELTRYVARGTELVGRCVERETTRVAELRGQLRALSPQGTLDRGYAIVQTAAGHVVADPSEAPTGSQLRLTVSGGSLAATAGDPLPSPASHGDRE from the coding sequence GTGAGCCAGTCAGGGCCCGTCGCGATGCAGCCCGCTCCCCCGACCGTCGACTCCCCGTGGCCGGTCGCGCTGCTCAACTCCAAGATCAAGGGATGGATCGACCGGCTCGGCACCGCGTGGGTCGAGGGCGAGATCACGCAGTGGGGCATCTCCGGCGGGAACGTCTACGGCAAGCTGAAAGACCTGAACGAGGACGCCACGATCAGCTTCACGATCTGGTCGTCGGTCAAGGCGCGCATCCCGGCCGACCTCAAGCAGGGCGACCGCGTCGTCGCCGCGATCAAACCGAACTTCTGGGTCAAGGGCGGCACCCTGACCATGCAGGTCTACGACATGAAGCACGTCGGCCTGGGCGACCTGCTGGAGCGGCTGGAGCGGCTGCGCCAGCAGCTCGCCGCCGAGGGCCTGTTCGCGGTCGAGCGCAAGAAGCGCCTGCCGTTCCTGCCGCACACGATCGGTCTGGTGACGGGCAAGGACAGCGACGCCGAGAAGGATGTGCTCCGTAACGCGCAGCTGCGCTGGCCGCAGGTGCGGTTCCGTGTCATGCACGCGGCCGTCCAGGGCGAGCGCACGGTGACCGAGGTGGTCTCCGCCATCCGGACGCTGGACGTGGATCCCGAGGTCGAGGTCATCATCGTGGCGCGCGGCGGCGGCGACTTCCAGAACCTGCTCGGTTTCAGCGACGAGCGCCTGGTGCGCGCGGCCGCCGCCGCGCTGACGCCGATCGTCAGCGCCATCGGGCACGAGGCCGACCGGCCCCTGCTCGACGAGGTGGCCGACCTCCGCGCGTCCACCCCGACGGATGCGGCCAAGCGCGTGGTGCCGGATGTGGCCGAAGAGCTGGCCCGGGTGCAGCAGGCGCGGGCGCGCATCGGCACCCGCGTTACGCACCTGATCGCGCACGAGATCGACCGGATCGGGCACCTGCGCACCCGGCCGGTGCTCGCGTCCCCGTCGTGGATCGTGGACGCCCGCGCCGAGGAGCTCACCCGCTACGTCGCCCGCGGCACCGAGCTCGTCGGTCGCTGCGTCGAGCGCGAGACCACACGGGTCGCCGAGCTGCGCGGCCAGCTCCGGGCGCTCTCGCCGCAGGGCACGCTCGACCGCGGCTACGCCATCGTCCAGACGGCCGCGGGCCACGTGGTGGCCGATCCGTCGGAAGCACCGACCGGCTCGCAGCTCCGGCTGACGGTCTCGGGCGGCTCGCTCGCCGCCACCGCCGGCGACCCGCTGCCGTCCCCCGCGAGCCACGGCGACCGCGAATAG
- a CDS encoding exodeoxyribonuclease VII small subunit, translating to MPTTETSPAGDPLSTLSYEEARDELIRVVTELEQGTTTLEESIALWERGEALARHCEEWLIGAKARLDAARAGAGAATSGAFDGE from the coding sequence ATGCCCACCACAGAGACGTCCCCGGCCGGGGATCCGCTCAGCACGCTCAGCTATGAAGAAGCGCGTGACGAGCTGATCCGCGTCGTGACGGAGCTCGAGCAGGGCACCACCACGCTCGAGGAGTCCATCGCGCTGTGGGAGCGGGGCGAGGCCCTGGCGCGCCACTGCGAGGAGTGGCTGATCGGCGCGAAGGCGCGGCTCGACGCGGCCCGCGCCGGCGCGGGCGCAGCGACCTCGGGAGCGTTCGACGGCGAATGA